In one Drosophila albomicans strain 15112-1751.03 chromosome X, ASM965048v2, whole genome shotgun sequence genomic region, the following are encoded:
- the LOC117577988 gene encoding thyroid receptor-interacting protein 11 isoform X1 has product MSWLNNSLNTIKGQLTNLAQEVLADTAGPGDEEYRGDELNTKTALELLTETQLQKEQLDKVCEDKDREIAALRKQINTLKGQKISSDSDNNKAAAAAKTEAAGDTKSLQSGEEQNVEDSWCWEPMGSESTESTGKPQPITGSGMVDVALDGAAAALDVSRLNDLVASLEQQNEELRNSLEELDAQHDLAMQDVLGHKTQLQSQLTELKQLQADRLVEHELAMARLQAQLVEDRERQRSAAQAQLELEQRVAEQSQELQRNVLELAEMQQLLEKRGADNGELIDRVRQAEAEREKLQRELEELAKLVKEKKTSESSNSSSTGKHSEDEFIVVRNADALAGSSSDPDPDTEATTPPSKEKLRDKLVSLEARISELSTLNAKLQDGDLERQLASSVLNEQLSELETRLRISESEKEQLQLELQRKLQQLMLQNQELKLNAEADQETHANDLEQQLGALRAENSQLRQELDASIAQAKFRQAIAEEKQEITDLDLDLDDVGISADNDPHKLRSLLEALLADNSEQALDRTHRLLNERWQRLDSTEQRLVDLQDQQLIAEHEKKTLEADISQYILQCDELMKNNELLLNELDKFKRNKLETIEEHHEETIAQLESQLEEAQSQLQQQQFQWLEQSRANEQQLAELRSQDEAQLKEKQQELTHLKTQTLEVEKLKLQLQQRNEEQSLLSHQLESQKEQLLLIDALKQQLSEVQAQLKQTLAAQEQQQLQSTEQVEQLESQLELLKSSQQSTSAERSEQVAQLAEQLQRKETQLAETLHQMELLRSQLDEVKAQLKQQAEKLQESEVLRSQLEEVKAQLKQQAREAGEQSELAEQLQQKETQLAETLQQSEVLKSQLVEFKSQIQQQAEKLQQSEVLKSQLDKVQAQLKQQAQEAGEQSTAALELELKPLKAQLETLNKEKLELIMAVQQKHAENTQYYAEIQRLQPLEQQLGEQLKEREKLCDQINFLKEKSDILTTNLLTEQTNQRLLQQQQVESQEQQANVQRDLERLRAHLLEIEELHTQESVELQRELDESRAKQTALQQEVSKSSTAYTSASIRANQQAETLQAQHALLLQQRDELLTKLGVREDRELKQQAALTNLQCALEQFQNDKEHEIEMGTQRMRRELQSQLEKQTTLQSEMAALQQQLTEANQGLRAAARLSDQLEAGQQTIAVLRDEVDSLKHANLKLEQSLSNSESSQTDKIDKSLIKSLLIGYVVSGHAHDKQQVLRMISSVLDFNAQEADKVGLNKPQSSWLGSILGGSGGGSGGSSAAGTGNENLLQAFVQFLEQESQPQASAQTRPTLLSMAKQLEAAPLPDAVHSAVPATTSADAPATSAGATPMAMAMAMSSSNEQQAGATPPTPPMQTLLMSSNEFAPTRNSSSILKDILSDS; this is encoded by the exons CAATCTGGCGAGGAGCAGAATGTGGAGGACAGCTGGTGCTGGGAGCCCATGGGCTCGGAGTCGACAGAGTCGACAGGCAAACCACAACCAATTACAGGAAGCGGCATGGTGGACGTGGCACTCGATGGCGCTGCAGCGGCACTCGATGTGTCAAGGTTGAATGATTTGGTGGCAAGTCTGGAGCAGCAGAATGAGGAGCTGCGCAATTCATTGGAGGAACTGGACGCACAGCACGATCTGGCCATGCAGGATGTGCTGGGCCACAAGACGCAGCTGCAATCGCAGCTGACGGAGCTAAAGCAGTTGCAGGCCGATCGCCTGGTGGAGCATGAGTTGGCCATGGCCCGGCTGCAAGCACAGTTAGTGGAGGATCGGGAGCGGCAAAGGAGCGCGGCTCAGGCGCagttggagctggagcagcGGGTGGCGGAGCAGTCGCAGGAGCTGCAACGCAATGTCCTCGAGCTGGCCGagatgcagcagctgctggagAAACGGGGCGCCGACAACGGCGAGCTGATCGATCGTGTGCGTCAGGCCGAAGCGGAGCGCGAGAAATTGCAGCGCGAGCTGGAAGAGTTGGCCAAGCTGGTCAAGGAGAAGAAGACATCGGAGTCATCCAACAGCTCATCGACGGGCAAACACAGCGAGGATGAGTTCATTGTGGTGCGCAACGCGGATGCATTGGCTGGCTCCAGCTCGGATCCAGATCCCGATACGGAGGCCACGACGCCACCGAGCAAGGAGAAGTTGCGGGACAAGCTCGTCTCGCTGGAGGCGCGCATTTCGGAGCTTTCGACCCTCAATGCCAAGCTGCAGGATGGCGACCTGGAGCGTCAGTTGGCCAGCAGCGTGCTGAACGAGCAGCTGTCGGAGCTGGAGACGCGACTGCGGATCAGCGAGAGCGAGaaggagcaactgcagctggagctgcagCGCAAGCTGCAACAGCTGATGCTGCAGAATCAGGAGCTCAAGCTGAACGCCGAGGCCGATCAGGAGACGCATGCCAACGATCTGGAGCAGCAGCTAGGTGCACTCCGAGCCGAGAACAGTCAATTGCGACAGGAGCTCGATGCGAGCATTGCCCAGGCCAAGTTCCGTCAGGCGATTGCCGAGGAGAAGCAGGAGATCACCGACCTGGATCTCGATCTGGACGATGTTGGTATAAGTGCTGACAATGATCCGCACAAACTGCGATCCCTGCTCGAAGCGTTGCTCGCTGACAACTCGGAACAGGCGCTGGACCGCACGCATCGGTTGCTCAACGAGCGTTGGCAGCGTTTGGACAGCACCGAACAGCGTTTGGTAGATCTGCAGGATCAGCAGCTGATCGCGGAGCACGAGAAGAAGACCCTCGAGGCGGACATATCGCAGTACATTCTGCAGTGCGACGAGCTGATGAAGAACAACGAGCTGCTGCTCAACGAGCTGGACAAGTTCAAGCGCAACAAGCTGGAGACCATCGAGGAGCACCACGAGGAGACCATCGCTCAGCTGGAGTCGCAGCTGGAGGAGGCACAATcccagttgcagcagcagcaattccaGTGGCTAGAGCAGTCAAGAGCCAATGAACAGCAGCTGGCCGAGCTGCGAAGTCAAGACGAGGCACAGCTAAAGGAAAAGCAACAAGAGTTGACGCATCTCAAGACACAAACCCTGGAGGTGGAAAAGCtcaagttgcagctgcagcagcggaACGAGGAGCAATCGCTGCTTAGCCATCAGCTCGAGAGCCAAAAGGAACAGCTGCTGCTAATTGATGCACTCAAGCAGCAGCTCTCGGAGGTGCAAGCACAATTGAAGCAAACGCTGGCAGcacaggagcagcaacagctgcagagCACAGAGCAAGTGGAGCAGTTGGAGTCACAGCTGGAGCTGCTCAAATCATCGCAACAGAGCACAAGCGCCGAGAGGAGCGAGCAAGTGGCGCAATTGGCTGAGCAACTGCAGCGGAAGGAGACGCAGCTGGCGGAGACGTTGCATCAGATGGAACTGTTAAGATCACAGCTAGACGAAGTCAAGGCACAATTGAAGCAGCAGGCGGAGAAGTTGCAAGAGAGCGAAGTGCTGAGATCGCAGCTGGAAGAAGTCAAGGCACAACTGAAGCAGCAGGCGAGAGAAGCCGGAGAGCAGAGCGAATTGGctgagcaactgcagcaaaagGAGACACAGCTGGCGGAGACGTTGCAGCAGAGCGAAGTGTTAAAATCGCAGCTTGTCGAATTTAAATCACAAATCCAGCAGCAGGCGGAGAAGTTGCAGCAGAGCGAAGTGTTGAAATCGCAGCTGGATAAAGTCCAGGCCCAATTGAAGCAACAGGCACAAGAAGCCGGAGAGCAGAGCACAGCAGCATTGGAACTGGAATTGAAGCCGCTCAAGGCGCAACTGGAGACGCTGAACAAGGAGAAGCTTGAGCTGATCATGGCGGTGCAGCAGAAGCATGCGGAGAACACACAATACTATGCGGAGATACAGCGATTGCAGCcgctggagcagcagctgggGGAGCAGCTGAAGGAGCGTGAAAAGCTCTGCGATCAGATCAATTTCCTCAAGGAAAAGTCCGACATACTCACCACAAATTTGCTCACGGAGCAGACGAATCAACGGctactgcaacagcagcaggtcGAATCTCAGGAGCAACAGGCGAATGTGCAACGTGATCTCGAGCGATTGCGTGCCCATCTGCTTGAGATCGAGGAGCTGCACACTCAGGAGAGCGTCGAGCTGCAGCGTGAACTCGATGAATCGCGTGCCAAGCAGACGGCACTTCAGCAGGAGGTGTCCAAGTCCAGCACCGCCTACACCTCAGCAAG CATCCGGGCCAATCAGCAGGCGGAGACGCTGCAGGCACAACACGCGCTGCTCCTGCAACAACGCGATGAGCTGCTGACCAAACTGGGAGTGCGCGAGGATCGTGAGCTGAAGCAACAGGCGGCGCTGACCAATCTGCAATGCGCACTAGAACAATTTCAGAATG ACAAGGAGCATGAGATTGAGATGGGAACACAGCGCATGCGTCGAGAGCTGCAGTCGCAGCTGGAGAAGCAGACAACGCTGCAGTCCGAGATGGCGGcactgcagcaacagttgaCCGAGGCGAATCAGGGACTCCGGGCTGCGGCACGTCTCTCCGATCAACTGGAGGCCGGACAGCAGACGATCGCCGTGTTGCGAGATGAAG TGGACAGCCTGAAGCATGCCAATCTGAAGCTGGAGCAGAGCCTGAGCAACAGCGAATCAAGTCAGACGGACAAGATTGACAAGAGTCTCATCAAGAGCCTGCTCATTGGCTACGTGGTCAGCGGTCATGCCCACGACAAGCAGCAGGTGCTGCGCATGATTTCCTCCGTGCTGGACTTTAATGCCCAGGAAGCCGACAAGGTGGGACTCAATAAGCCGCAGAGCAGCTGGCTGGGCAGCATTCTAGGAGGCAGTGGCGGTGGCAGTGGTGGATCCTCAGCTGCTGGCACAG GTAACGAGAATCTGCTGCAAgcatttgtacaatttttggAACAGGAATCACAGCCGCAAGCATCCGCACAGACGCGACCCACGCTGCTGAGCATGGCCAAACAACTGGAGGCAGCTCCACTCCCAGATGCAGTCCACAGTGCAGTGCCAGCAACAACTTCAGCTGATGCTCCGGCAACATCTGCAGGAGCAAcgccaatggcaatggcaatggcaatgagTAGCAGCAATGAGCAACAGGCTGGAGCGACGCCGCCAACGCCGCCGATGCAAACGCTTCTCATGAGCAGCAACGAATTTGCGCCGACTCGCAATTCTAGTTCGATATTAAAGGATATTCTGAGTGACTCTTGA
- the LOC117577988 gene encoding thyroid receptor-interacting protein 11 isoform X2, with protein MGSESTESTGKPQPITGSGMVDVALDGAAAALDVSRLNDLVASLEQQNEELRNSLEELDAQHDLAMQDVLGHKTQLQSQLTELKQLQADRLVEHELAMARLQAQLVEDRERQRSAAQAQLELEQRVAEQSQELQRNVLELAEMQQLLEKRGADNGELIDRVRQAEAEREKLQRELEELAKLVKEKKTSESSNSSSTGKHSEDEFIVVRNADALAGSSSDPDPDTEATTPPSKEKLRDKLVSLEARISELSTLNAKLQDGDLERQLASSVLNEQLSELETRLRISESEKEQLQLELQRKLQQLMLQNQELKLNAEADQETHANDLEQQLGALRAENSQLRQELDASIAQAKFRQAIAEEKQEITDLDLDLDDVGISADNDPHKLRSLLEALLADNSEQALDRTHRLLNERWQRLDSTEQRLVDLQDQQLIAEHEKKTLEADISQYILQCDELMKNNELLLNELDKFKRNKLETIEEHHEETIAQLESQLEEAQSQLQQQQFQWLEQSRANEQQLAELRSQDEAQLKEKQQELTHLKTQTLEVEKLKLQLQQRNEEQSLLSHQLESQKEQLLLIDALKQQLSEVQAQLKQTLAAQEQQQLQSTEQVEQLESQLELLKSSQQSTSAERSEQVAQLAEQLQRKETQLAETLHQMELLRSQLDEVKAQLKQQAEKLQESEVLRSQLEEVKAQLKQQAREAGEQSELAEQLQQKETQLAETLQQSEVLKSQLVEFKSQIQQQAEKLQQSEVLKSQLDKVQAQLKQQAQEAGEQSTAALELELKPLKAQLETLNKEKLELIMAVQQKHAENTQYYAEIQRLQPLEQQLGEQLKEREKLCDQINFLKEKSDILTTNLLTEQTNQRLLQQQQVESQEQQANVQRDLERLRAHLLEIEELHTQESVELQRELDESRAKQTALQQEVSKSSTAYTSASIRANQQAETLQAQHALLLQQRDELLTKLGVREDRELKQQAALTNLQCALEQFQNDKEHEIEMGTQRMRRELQSQLEKQTTLQSEMAALQQQLTEANQGLRAAARLSDQLEAGQQTIAVLRDEVDSLKHANLKLEQSLSNSESSQTDKIDKSLIKSLLIGYVVSGHAHDKQQVLRMISSVLDFNAQEADKVGLNKPQSSWLGSILGGSGGGSGGSSAAGTGNENLLQAFVQFLEQESQPQASAQTRPTLLSMAKQLEAAPLPDAVHSAVPATTSADAPATSAGATPMAMAMAMSSSNEQQAGATPPTPPMQTLLMSSNEFAPTRNSSSILKDILSDS; from the exons ATGGGCTCGGAGTCGACAGAGTCGACAGGCAAACCACAACCAATTACAGGAAGCGGCATGGTGGACGTGGCACTCGATGGCGCTGCAGCGGCACTCGATGTGTCAAGGTTGAATGATTTGGTGGCAAGTCTGGAGCAGCAGAATGAGGAGCTGCGCAATTCATTGGAGGAACTGGACGCACAGCACGATCTGGCCATGCAGGATGTGCTGGGCCACAAGACGCAGCTGCAATCGCAGCTGACGGAGCTAAAGCAGTTGCAGGCCGATCGCCTGGTGGAGCATGAGTTGGCCATGGCCCGGCTGCAAGCACAGTTAGTGGAGGATCGGGAGCGGCAAAGGAGCGCGGCTCAGGCGCagttggagctggagcagcGGGTGGCGGAGCAGTCGCAGGAGCTGCAACGCAATGTCCTCGAGCTGGCCGagatgcagcagctgctggagAAACGGGGCGCCGACAACGGCGAGCTGATCGATCGTGTGCGTCAGGCCGAAGCGGAGCGCGAGAAATTGCAGCGCGAGCTGGAAGAGTTGGCCAAGCTGGTCAAGGAGAAGAAGACATCGGAGTCATCCAACAGCTCATCGACGGGCAAACACAGCGAGGATGAGTTCATTGTGGTGCGCAACGCGGATGCATTGGCTGGCTCCAGCTCGGATCCAGATCCCGATACGGAGGCCACGACGCCACCGAGCAAGGAGAAGTTGCGGGACAAGCTCGTCTCGCTGGAGGCGCGCATTTCGGAGCTTTCGACCCTCAATGCCAAGCTGCAGGATGGCGACCTGGAGCGTCAGTTGGCCAGCAGCGTGCTGAACGAGCAGCTGTCGGAGCTGGAGACGCGACTGCGGATCAGCGAGAGCGAGaaggagcaactgcagctggagctgcagCGCAAGCTGCAACAGCTGATGCTGCAGAATCAGGAGCTCAAGCTGAACGCCGAGGCCGATCAGGAGACGCATGCCAACGATCTGGAGCAGCAGCTAGGTGCACTCCGAGCCGAGAACAGTCAATTGCGACAGGAGCTCGATGCGAGCATTGCCCAGGCCAAGTTCCGTCAGGCGATTGCCGAGGAGAAGCAGGAGATCACCGACCTGGATCTCGATCTGGACGATGTTGGTATAAGTGCTGACAATGATCCGCACAAACTGCGATCCCTGCTCGAAGCGTTGCTCGCTGACAACTCGGAACAGGCGCTGGACCGCACGCATCGGTTGCTCAACGAGCGTTGGCAGCGTTTGGACAGCACCGAACAGCGTTTGGTAGATCTGCAGGATCAGCAGCTGATCGCGGAGCACGAGAAGAAGACCCTCGAGGCGGACATATCGCAGTACATTCTGCAGTGCGACGAGCTGATGAAGAACAACGAGCTGCTGCTCAACGAGCTGGACAAGTTCAAGCGCAACAAGCTGGAGACCATCGAGGAGCACCACGAGGAGACCATCGCTCAGCTGGAGTCGCAGCTGGAGGAGGCACAATcccagttgcagcagcagcaattccaGTGGCTAGAGCAGTCAAGAGCCAATGAACAGCAGCTGGCCGAGCTGCGAAGTCAAGACGAGGCACAGCTAAAGGAAAAGCAACAAGAGTTGACGCATCTCAAGACACAAACCCTGGAGGTGGAAAAGCtcaagttgcagctgcagcagcggaACGAGGAGCAATCGCTGCTTAGCCATCAGCTCGAGAGCCAAAAGGAACAGCTGCTGCTAATTGATGCACTCAAGCAGCAGCTCTCGGAGGTGCAAGCACAATTGAAGCAAACGCTGGCAGcacaggagcagcaacagctgcagagCACAGAGCAAGTGGAGCAGTTGGAGTCACAGCTGGAGCTGCTCAAATCATCGCAACAGAGCACAAGCGCCGAGAGGAGCGAGCAAGTGGCGCAATTGGCTGAGCAACTGCAGCGGAAGGAGACGCAGCTGGCGGAGACGTTGCATCAGATGGAACTGTTAAGATCACAGCTAGACGAAGTCAAGGCACAATTGAAGCAGCAGGCGGAGAAGTTGCAAGAGAGCGAAGTGCTGAGATCGCAGCTGGAAGAAGTCAAGGCACAACTGAAGCAGCAGGCGAGAGAAGCCGGAGAGCAGAGCGAATTGGctgagcaactgcagcaaaagGAGACACAGCTGGCGGAGACGTTGCAGCAGAGCGAAGTGTTAAAATCGCAGCTTGTCGAATTTAAATCACAAATCCAGCAGCAGGCGGAGAAGTTGCAGCAGAGCGAAGTGTTGAAATCGCAGCTGGATAAAGTCCAGGCCCAATTGAAGCAACAGGCACAAGAAGCCGGAGAGCAGAGCACAGCAGCATTGGAACTGGAATTGAAGCCGCTCAAGGCGCAACTGGAGACGCTGAACAAGGAGAAGCTTGAGCTGATCATGGCGGTGCAGCAGAAGCATGCGGAGAACACACAATACTATGCGGAGATACAGCGATTGCAGCcgctggagcagcagctgggGGAGCAGCTGAAGGAGCGTGAAAAGCTCTGCGATCAGATCAATTTCCTCAAGGAAAAGTCCGACATACTCACCACAAATTTGCTCACGGAGCAGACGAATCAACGGctactgcaacagcagcaggtcGAATCTCAGGAGCAACAGGCGAATGTGCAACGTGATCTCGAGCGATTGCGTGCCCATCTGCTTGAGATCGAGGAGCTGCACACTCAGGAGAGCGTCGAGCTGCAGCGTGAACTCGATGAATCGCGTGCCAAGCAGACGGCACTTCAGCAGGAGGTGTCCAAGTCCAGCACCGCCTACACCTCAGCAAG CATCCGGGCCAATCAGCAGGCGGAGACGCTGCAGGCACAACACGCGCTGCTCCTGCAACAACGCGATGAGCTGCTGACCAAACTGGGAGTGCGCGAGGATCGTGAGCTGAAGCAACAGGCGGCGCTGACCAATCTGCAATGCGCACTAGAACAATTTCAGAATG ACAAGGAGCATGAGATTGAGATGGGAACACAGCGCATGCGTCGAGAGCTGCAGTCGCAGCTGGAGAAGCAGACAACGCTGCAGTCCGAGATGGCGGcactgcagcaacagttgaCCGAGGCGAATCAGGGACTCCGGGCTGCGGCACGTCTCTCCGATCAACTGGAGGCCGGACAGCAGACGATCGCCGTGTTGCGAGATGAAG TGGACAGCCTGAAGCATGCCAATCTGAAGCTGGAGCAGAGCCTGAGCAACAGCGAATCAAGTCAGACGGACAAGATTGACAAGAGTCTCATCAAGAGCCTGCTCATTGGCTACGTGGTCAGCGGTCATGCCCACGACAAGCAGCAGGTGCTGCGCATGATTTCCTCCGTGCTGGACTTTAATGCCCAGGAAGCCGACAAGGTGGGACTCAATAAGCCGCAGAGCAGCTGGCTGGGCAGCATTCTAGGAGGCAGTGGCGGTGGCAGTGGTGGATCCTCAGCTGCTGGCACAG GTAACGAGAATCTGCTGCAAgcatttgtacaatttttggAACAGGAATCACAGCCGCAAGCATCCGCACAGACGCGACCCACGCTGCTGAGCATGGCCAAACAACTGGAGGCAGCTCCACTCCCAGATGCAGTCCACAGTGCAGTGCCAGCAACAACTTCAGCTGATGCTCCGGCAACATCTGCAGGAGCAAcgccaatggcaatggcaatggcaatgagTAGCAGCAATGAGCAACAGGCTGGAGCGACGCCGCCAACGCCGCCGATGCAAACGCTTCTCATGAGCAGCAACGAATTTGCGCCGACTCGCAATTCTAGTTCGATATTAAAGGATATTCTGAGTGACTCTTGA